The Calypte anna isolate BGI_N300 chromosome 9, bCalAnn1_v1.p, whole genome shotgun sequence sequence CGCAGCCCTGCCCGCCGGAGCAGCCCCGGGTCGCGCTGTGAGGAGGGCGAAGGGCTCGGTCCGGGGTGTGCGGGATTCCCCGTGGAAAACGTTCGTGAGTGGGGGTCTGTGCCTGGCGGTCTCTGGGTTTGGGGAGCAGGGCTCAGTCCCgggaagctgctgtgctgtggagGTGTTGCCGGGGTGTTCACAGAGCAGGACTGGGCTGTTGGGAGCTGCCCGGGGGTGCGGTACCGCTGCTCTGCTCACATCTCTGCTTTGGTCTCTCTGTGCTCTGGCAGGGGTCCCAGCCACTTGCCCGGGGGTCTCAGTCACCCAGCAGCTTCTGAAGGAGGGGTTTCACAGGTGAGCTGCCACCCGGGGAATCCTGCCTGAGGATAAGCTGCTCGTTCTGTACCAGAGCTCTCAGTGTGACCTGGGGGAACAGCTTGTGCTAGGAATCGGGATCAAGTAATTAACAGTTCCAGTCTGGAGtgaaggaagagcaggaagcCCCTCTCTAAGGTCTGTGTGGAGGCTGGTGGTGGTTCTGAGGAGTTAACAAAGAATGGAAACTTCAttttggagatggggaagaaggaggctgaggggagaccttttGCTtgagaggaggctggagccagggggcaGAGCAGTCTCTTATCCCAAGTAACAAGTTACAGAATAAAAGGAAacggcctcaagttgtgccagggcaggtttaggttggagacTGGGAACagtttctgcctggaaagggttgtcagggcctggcccaggctgcccagggtactggtggagtccccatcatccctggaggggtttcagaccctggggatgtggggatgagggacatggggcagtgctggggcacTGCTTGGACTCAGTGATCCTCCAGGTCTTTTCCCACCAAAATGATTGAGTTCTGTGACTCTCTGGATGTGGAGTCAGAATGAACAACATgagtctcagcagagcaggacagaggGAGCTGTGTGCTGAACCTCAGCCCCTTGGTGTGTGGGAGCTGGGTCTCTGGGTTTGTCAGTACCTCTGTCAGGGGGAGGGGAGTGCAGTGTTCTGGAGTGCAGATGTGAATGTTTTGCTTCTATTTCTTGTTTGAAGGGAGCTGGTGGTGAAGGTGGAGCTTGGTGCCAGAGGGGAGGATGCAGGAGGGTGCACAGTGGCAGCTAGAATTCATCTTCCACCAGGAATCTTCGTGGATCCCTACGAGCTGGCATCACTGCAGCAACACAACTTAACAAAGGTAACAACCCCAGAGCTCAGCCTCCTGGGCAGGTACTCAGGAAGTTGTCATCTCTGGTAATTATCTGACCAAGGTGTGGTGAGTTCTTTTCCCTGGAAGGTGTTGCAGCACAGCCTCATCTTTGTGACCTCTCCTTGTACCTCTCCCCTTGCCCAGCACAGGGTGTTTGCTTTTGTGTCTTGCTGGGATCTCAACACTGAGTCCTGGGGAGCCACTGGGACTCTGCTGAGCCTCAGATGAGCAGCTGTGGGAAAAGCCACTCAGGTTGAGAAGACAGAAGGTTGGGGGTGCTGTGCATTTGTCCTGAGTAGCTTCACAGCTTTCACAAGAGAATGAGGGAAATGGTTTTCCCTTCTGAGGCTGCAGTCTGGAaccacagcagccagcagcctctTAAATCCCAGAATCAGGCACACAAAGTCTGTGTCTTTCCCCCCCTGCCAACTCCCTGCCTCGTGTCAGTTCTGATTGCAGccacatctctctctctctctccttgcagGCAGTGTTAATTCCTGATGCCATCGATGTGGAAGCTCCTGAGTATTTATCCAcagagctccatgtcctcctgTCCCTGGAACCTCACCTGCAGTGCTCTCACTGTTTCCAGGCTGCCTTGCCTGTGCACGGGAGGTACCAGCGCCCAGCAGAAGAGAGTCAGGAAGCCTGGGTTGTTGTGCAGAGCCCAGaagcactgctctgctgctgtgacaGTAAGATCTGGGGAGAGAGCAGTAACCACAGGCAGGCCAGAGCTTGGAATCCACTTGTGCATTTGTTATCTGGAGATGGAGCTCTCAGTAGTCATGTGAAGGTGAGAGGAAGACAGTGGCTCTGCTGAAGACCATGTTGTCTTCCTCTGATGAAGGCAGGTTAATTGACTTCTTGGTGTTGTGCTGCTGCCATTGTACCCTGGTACCAAAAGTGTTGGCATTTGATCTGTTTGTCACAGTCCCTGCAGGTCAGCTGCTCAGACCACGTTTTCACAGTGCTTCTCTTAGCAGCTGGAGCCGTTTGTGGCATTTTTAATATTCACTGTCAGGTATTTTGATTGCTCTAAGTATTCTGGTGGTTTCTCTTTCTGCATTCCCTGTGTTAAGGGAGGAATGTAGAAAGCTGTGTCTGGAGGTTAGAATGGCTGGGACTCCAACATGGACCCCTGTGAAACAAGAACCTGATATCCCctgaaaatcagtattttgagTTATATCAGCAATGaagtcctttatttttcctacaaattgtattttctgtcaCTAAATCACCCTTGCTGGCTGCTAAGTCAAATGTGCTGATGATTCTCAGCTTCTTGATCTTCACTTCTGTATTAATTGAGCAAGGATTTTCTGGGATCAGCCTAGGGGCAGGGAGGACTGTCTGGTCAGTTAGAAAAGGGGTGTGAAGTCTTCACCTTTTTCTGCCCCATTTACTCCTCATGAGCAGGAAAACATTACCAGTATGAAAGCATCTGAAGTATTGGAGTGGAGTTCTTACCTGTGCCAGCAACgaggagaaacagaagaatGACTTCTGTGCTTTTTGGGAAGAGCAGTGATAACTGTATTGCTGCAGTGGAGGGGTTCACAGGCCAGGGAGGAAATCTTGCCCCTGTTAAGGACAGAAGAACTAGGTTACCACATGGGGGTGAGTTTTACTTGGGTGCCTGCTgtatcacaggaaaaaagagtTGCAAAGTTCATTAAAAGAAGTggccagctctgctttgccccTGCTGGCACATTCCTGTCGGTGCTGGATTTCTGTCTAGCTGCTGTGGAGGAAAGATAACCTGGTTTGGGAGAGGGATGGGCTCGGGCTGATCAGGACTCTCTTCCCCAGATCTCCTGCCCGCTGAGTGCTGGACGCTGAGTGCTGCAGAGGGAGCTCCCTGCTCAGGACAAGCCCCCGGCCCCTGTCGGTGGTACCGAATAACGCAGAAACCTGTGAGTTGCACTGCTCCTGGGAACTCGTGGtgcctttttgtgtgtgtgattaaCGGGTTCCATAGCACAGGAACTAAGCAGTAAAAGCCCAGTTGTGTGATGCCCCCttggggaggagcagggtgtCCTGTGggctctctctgctcttttaGACCTTTGTGGGGCTGCTCTCCTCCCCTTTTGTTGACAGTTTACATGGAATTGTAGGATATACTTGGCAGTAGTCaaatttaaaaaggttttttgcaAAATAGGTGCTTTGGATGAGCAGCAAAGTGAAAAGGTAGTTTATGACTTGGCTAAAGGAAGGAGTAAAAGCCCAAAGATTGAAGGGATAAAATCTGAAAGAATCAccacttctttttgtttggttgttgtcaGATTGGCTGAGTAGCTAGGAAAAGGTGTGCTTCCTTTACTCTGAGTTCAAGACCAAGGAAAGTTGTACCTTTAATGTGGTCAACAGCTGCCTTTGATACTTGCAAAGGTTGCAGTAGCATAAAGATTCAGAAATCAGACCTCACAACAGATCTGCTGCTTTTATAACACGTGTGCCTTCCTGTGCTTAAGATACTGCAGACGTATGGGACATCTGCAGCTCTTACCCAAAAACGTTCTGGagctttctgcagcacagagaaaccaaacagttgttcagcttggagaaaattGACTTCTCAGTGATCTGTGAAGTGCTTCTTGGAGCCTTCTCTCTTCTGTGTTGTACTAGGGCCATATCCTCAATGGCAAGCCTGCTGTACAGATCAAGATGCAGAGGATATAAATAGTTCCTGCTTAAAAGAGTAGCAGAGGAATTTATTGAGCTTTGCCCTGCAAGAGCAGCTGTCTTTCCATGTGCTGTTACAGGAAAGGTGGTGTCCCATCTCTCTTTTGATTTTGAATCCCAGAAGCACCCTTAGCAAGAGGCTACTTAGTAACCAGTGGTCTGGTTACTGAGCCTCTCTGAGTTGCAGTAAAGAAGAAACACCACGTTTAGATTTGTgtaatccatttatttttcctttgtagacCCCTGAGGAATTGGTTCTGCAGGTCCCAGTGGGACTCAGGCACCACAGTTCCTTAGTGTGTGTCCTGACTCTTCTTGCCACggtgctctgctccagcctggtTCTTGCAGCAGTCTGCAGATATGGACACCTCTCCCCAGGCCCCTGCTCTGAGTAAAGAActactgactgactgactgactctCCTCTGTCCAGCAAAACTCCCTGAATATTGCATCAGCCTCCTAAATGCAAGGCCCTGAACCTGGATCAGCACAAAGCCAGGCTGATGGCTTGGCAGAGAATGGTCTGAGAGCAGCCttgaggagaaggctgtggaGGTGCTGGCTGATAAAAAGCTCAATCTGGGCTGGCagtgtgtgctggcagcccagcaaCCAGCCCTGTggtgggctgcatccccagcagggtgagggaggggattttcccactctgctttgctttggtgagagccccctgcagtgctgggtccagttctggggtccctAACAAGAGATGGACACAGAGCaattggagcaagtccagaggaggccctggaggtgatctgagggctggagcagctctgctgggaggacAGGCCAGGAAAGTTGGAGCTGTTCAGAGGAGGatctggggagaccttggagcaccttccagtgcctgaaggactccaggaaagctggggagggactttggatGAGGGCAcagagtgataggacaaggggtgatggctttaatCTGGAATTGGatagatttaggctagacatcaggaagaaattctttcctgtgagggtgctgagccccagattgcccagggaagctgtggctgccccatccctggcagtgttcatGGGCCCTTCAAGGTCTTGAACAACCTGatgtggtgggaggtgtccctgcccatccagggggTTGTAACAAAATGATCCTTcaggtcccctccaacccaaaccattctatgatttgatgAAATGAATCTTACTctacttttatttatatcttGCTTATGCATGAGGGTCTCTCCATGAGCAATAGTCACCTTGGCCTAGCTCCTAAAACCACCTTGCACACCCCCAGAGATTGTTCTGGTGCACTGCACAGTCTGGGTTCTGGTTCCCTGCCCCTGGCCCAGAGTCTGCTCTGACTTGTGCTGCCTCTCGTGGGGGTGTTTGTGTTTCTTGAATTCAAAGCAATGGACTCAGGGACTGGGCATCAAGGGAATGGAAAACATTTACTAATCATTAAAGTTTCTGAATTTTAAGCCTGTTGTCCAGGTGTGTTAAGTGTGAATTTGTGAAGAGATGTTCTGGGACAGGAAAAGGCTTGTTTTATTATTCTCTGCCATCCTCATAATTGAGAGCAAGAAGCTGCTCCTGGTCAAATCAGTCACAGTTGAAACAGTTTaggaaagctgaaagaaatttCTCCCTCTACCAGAATCTGAACGGATAACCCTTGGAAGGTGAAAGCTGGTGTAAAGAGCAAATATTTAGAAGATTTGAACTGAGCCAGAAGAACAGTTGATAAATACAAGGAAATGGAGAGGAAATTACTTAATGGAAAACCTGAGCTGCTCTGGATTGACCCTATAGCTCAGTTCCTTACTGTCAGTAGGTGGCATTGTGAGCTTACAGTAACTCCTGGGGACTCtgagaaaatagattttattcACTTCAAGATGAGAGTAAATCAGTGCAAGGAGGTGATCTCAGGGAGTGTGTGCCAGGAGGATGAAGGAGAACTCTGGTTTTCAAACGAGGACCTGCTTTTGAGGGCTatgtgtgcagcccaggcttcTCACCAGCAGAATCAGCCTTTCATCCCTgtccagctggagctgcaggatcCCTCGGGCATCTTTGTGCCTCTGCTGGGATTCAGCAGGGAGCTGTCTTGTGACTCTGCCCAGGACAGGTTGGTAAGTGCCCTGACACTGGGCTCTTGTTCTCCCTGGGCTGAATGATGATGGCTGGGCCAGCACttcagctgctccctcccttcctccctcccggGTCAGACACTGCATCTGcctgggggaagggagaaattCAAGAGAACAATGGCAGAGAACCACCCCAGCCTGGCACCAGGAATGCACATCTCCCAGTGGGATTCTTCATTCCCAGAGCTGAGTTCTGTCCTGTGCTCTCATGCAGGTAAATCTGTGTTGCAGTCTGACCCTTGGAATCCAACACCCCTGACTGCCACTCAGCTCTGGCAGGTCCTCATCACCTGAGAGTtcagaggtttttattttaacatcaGATAATAACAGCTGAAAAATCACAGGCTGAATTCCTTAGCTGAAAGCAAGCTGCCTGATACCATAGCCTGGTGACAAGGAATGGTCACATCCTTCAGACAAAGGGGCAAAAATGGATGAGTGGGTGGTTTGGGAAGTTGTGCAGGTGAGGATGTGAGAATGGAAACCGGCAGGAGGAACAGGCAGGAGGGGCTTGAATCACAGAGGGGGCTTATCACTCTTAGTCCTAATTAATAGCTGACCATTGCCACGTGCAGCCACCAGTTTGTCTGCCATGGAGCTCTAAAATTCATCAGGATCCCACCAGTGGGCTTTCCAGCTGAACCTCAGTGATACTCATTCTGATTAATGTAAAATACGGGAGAAGTGGCAGATACtctcagtggggttttttgttatgGCAAACATCAAGTATCTGCTGCTCTCAAAGCTGCAGCATTTGCCTTTTAAATAGACacgtttttttctttaaaagttgtTAATAATTGTACTAACTGTTGTAGTGCTAAATAGAAAGGAATTTTCCAGTTAAGCTTTTGCTGTTAGACAagcagtgtgtccagcaggCCCTGAGGTGTCAGACACAGTGGGATGCAGGTGCAGCCCCACAGGGattgctggggacagggaggatgagccctgaggcagctgctctgtggaAAAACTCTGGCAGCTTGGGAGACAGAAAGGAGGTGACTGGATTCTCAGCaagagaacagagagaaaacGGTCAGAGAGGGATCTGTGCATCATTAATGTGCTCACAGATGGAATCACAGCActgagaggaaagaaggaaagaggaagggctGGAGTGTGTCAAGGCTTTCTGAATCACAAATGGctataacaacaacaaaaccacacaaaacaagaaaaaaaaataaagaaaaaagggttattgtttctttaaaaatatgtgcctggagagaaagaagaatggGAGAGGGACAAGGATTCTGAAAAGACtttggagcaggagctgagtgGGCAGAGGAGTAAATGAGCTGAGGCAGCAAGAGGAAGCCAGGGCACCTTACAGGGAAGGGAAGTtggaagggctgagggaagtGAGAAGTTCTGAGAGGTACGTGCAGAGATAAATGAGCAGAGCCTTGCTCTTGGGTGAGTCAGGGTAGGAAGGCAACAAAGCAAACtacaaagagcagagaagagagcCCCGTcctgcaggaggaagcagccaCAAGGCCACTGCAGTCCTGTTCCTGGGGCTGCAGTTAAGGCAGGGCTGTAGGGACAAGTGTTTGGTGAGCAGGAATGCAGTGGAGAGTAAGAGAGCCAGAGAGTTGTCAGGAAGCACCGGGAAGTCTGATCCCGTCCGTGCCGGGAGGGTTGGCCGCAGTGGAAGCCATCAGCTGCTGTTCCCTGGGTGCTGACGCAGAGGAGCTGCCTCATGTGTGTCCTCTTCTCACGGATAAATCCGCGGtagctgcagggctggcagcgGAGCTGATGCCCCAGGTGCGGGTGGGGGTGCGGGGAGGGCAGACGGGTCCCTGTGCTGCCCCTTCCagtgggagcagcaggcaggagggg is a genomic window containing:
- the PIGX gene encoding phosphatidylinositol-glycan biosynthesis class X protein; protein product: MAVGRRRGEAVLSVGLALLLGALRVPATCPGVSVTQQLLKEGFHRELVVKVELGARGEDAGGCTVAARIHLPPGIFVDPYELASLQQHNLTKAVLIPDAIDVEAPEYLSTELHVLLSLEPHLQCSHCFQAALPVHGRYQRPAEESQEAWVVVQSPEALLCCCDNLLPAECWTLSAAEGAPCSGQAPGPCRWYRITQKPTPEELVLQVPVGLRHHSSLVCVLTLLATVLCSSLVLAAVCRYGHLSPGPCSE